A stretch of the Candidatus Polarisedimenticolaceae bacterium genome encodes the following:
- a CDS encoding AcvB/VirJ family lysyl-phosphatidylglycerol hydrolase, whose translation MKAIALGLALPLLLGAAAAHPAKPSKPPKPSPAPPGVTEETRKLPGFGDVKIYHPSDLAKARGVVLFISGDGGWNLGVVDMARRLAPHAIVAGLSMPAWQKRAEQSPSSCWYPAGDLEVAAQALEKSYALPRYLRPILVGYSSGATVVYGALAQAPPTTFRGAVSLGFCPDLEVRRPFCGTKTWKPGWDEKKHQSWLGETDAMPAREGGGTKWIALQGLIDQVCAPDQTVAFVHRVPNSEIVSLEKVGHGFSVPARWGGAFDRAVEDLLEPGSVLDPQPHLVHRDAAYLSPDDLAAKLDTLDLPLETIWPASPQAVLIFVSGDGGWAELDDTVAHALASHGVAVIGWNALRYFWLEKKPETFAAALVKLVDALPGNLPIFAGGYSFGAETVSVVLAATENTSLERITGLVLLAPGTYASFEISPLDWFRNDATPTAHSVPKALAGSGRPILCLEPKGSSDSGCAIPAEPGLDRVELPGGHHFDRDYEGLASRIATFISANSPR comes from the coding sequence ATGAAGGCGATCGCGCTCGGCTTGGCACTCCCGCTCCTGCTCGGCGCCGCCGCCGCCCATCCCGCGAAGCCGTCGAAGCCGCCGAAGCCGTCGCCCGCCCCGCCGGGCGTCACCGAGGAGACGCGCAAGCTCCCCGGCTTCGGTGACGTGAAGATCTACCATCCGAGCGATCTCGCGAAGGCGCGCGGGGTCGTCCTCTTCATCTCGGGTGACGGGGGCTGGAACCTCGGCGTCGTCGACATGGCGCGCCGGCTGGCCCCGCACGCGATCGTCGCGGGGCTCTCGATGCCGGCGTGGCAGAAGCGGGCGGAGCAGTCGCCCTCGTCGTGCTGGTACCCGGCGGGCGACCTCGAGGTGGCCGCCCAGGCGCTCGAGAAGTCCTACGCCCTCCCGCGCTACCTCCGGCCGATCCTCGTGGGCTACTCGTCGGGCGCGACGGTCGTCTACGGCGCGCTCGCGCAAGCGCCGCCGACGACCTTCCGAGGCGCGGTGAGCCTCGGCTTCTGTCCCGACCTCGAGGTCCGGCGCCCGTTTTGCGGGACGAAGACGTGGAAGCCCGGTTGGGACGAGAAGAAGCATCAGAGCTGGCTCGGAGAGACCGACGCGATGCCCGCGCGCGAGGGCGGAGGGACGAAGTGGATCGCCCTCCAGGGGTTGATCGACCAGGTCTGCGCGCCCGATCAGACGGTCGCCTTCGTCCACCGTGTCCCGAACTCCGAGATCGTCTCGCTCGAGAAGGTCGGTCATGGGTTCTCCGTCCCGGCCCGATGGGGAGGCGCCTTCGACCGTGCCGTCGAGGATCTGCTCGAGCCGGGGAGCGTCCTCGACCCGCAGCCTCACCTCGTGCATCGCGACGCCGCGTACCTCTCCCCCGACGATCTCGCGGCGAAGCTCGACACGCTCGACCTCCCGCTCGAGACGATCTGGCCCGCCTCGCCGCAGGCGGTCTTGATCTTCGTCTCGGGCGACGGAGGGTGGGCGGAGCTCGACGACACCGTGGCGCACGCGCTCGCCAGCCACGGCGTCGCCGTCATCGGATGGAACGCGCTCCGCTACTTCTGGCTCGAGAAGAAGCCCGAGACGTTCGCGGCCGCGCTCGTGAAGCTCGTCGACGCGCTTCCCGGCAACCTTCCCATCTTCGCGGGCGGCTACTCGTTCGGCGCCGAGACGGTCTCGGTCGTCCTCGCGGCGACGGAGAACACGTCGCTCGAGCGGATCACGGGCCTCGTGCTCCTGGCGCCGGGGACCTACGCCTCGTTCGAGATCAGCCCGCTCGACTGGTTCCGGAACGACGCGACGCCCACCGCGCATTCAGTCCCCAAGGCGCTCGCGGGCTCGGGCCGCCCGATCCTCTGCCTCGAGCCGAAGGGATCGAGCGACAGCGGCTGCGCGATCCCGGCGGAACCGGGGCTCGACCGCGTCGAGCTTCCCGGAGGCCACCACTTCGACCGCGACTACGAGGGCTTGGCCTCTCGCATCGCGACGTTCATCTCCGCGAACAGCCCGCGCTGA